A stretch of the Candidatus Jettenia sp. AMX2 genome encodes the following:
- a CDS encoding C4-type zinc ribbon domain-containing protein, translating into MSERITALRRLQSIDTKLRRLEGDKLYRSYDIQKKQNQIQKKKEKLLKLAEEMKNFQKTIHMKELDLKSKEAEINKLRTQLNQVKTNKEYSALRSEIAGKEADKAVIEEDILRMMDTFDEQQRDYKSFQKEIESEESLLKELQKQVEIDLKTIEDEMNNLRKKRDEYTSLVDQEALLHYNRLVSHKDALAVVNVVNRVCQGCFMSITAQTLNQLLSNKEITFCHSCGRILYLENHDEE; encoded by the coding sequence ATGAGCGAGAGGATAACGGCACTCCGGAGATTACAGTCGATAGACACAAAATTGAGAAGATTAGAGGGTGATAAACTCTATAGAAGTTATGATATCCAGAAGAAACAGAACCAGATTCAGAAAAAAAAAGAAAAGCTGTTGAAACTCGCTGAAGAAATGAAAAATTTTCAGAAAACGATTCATATGAAGGAACTTGATCTAAAAAGCAAGGAAGCAGAGATCAATAAATTACGGACGCAATTAAATCAGGTCAAAACAAACAAGGAATACAGTGCATTAAGGTCTGAGATAGCAGGGAAAGAAGCTGACAAGGCTGTCATTGAAGAAGACATCCTGCGCATGATGGATACCTTCGATGAACAACAGAGGGATTACAAATCTTTCCAGAAGGAAATCGAAAGCGAAGAATCCCTGTTAAAGGAACTCCAGAAACAGGTTGAAATCGATCTGAAAACAATAGAGGATGAGATGAATAACCTCAGAAAGAAGCGCGATGAATATACAAGTTTAGTGGATCAGGAAGCTTTGCTTCACTATAACAGATTGGTTAGCCATAAAGACGCTTTGGCTGTAGTCAATGTTGTTAACAGGGTGTGTCAGGGTTGTTTTATGTCTATAACGGCACAAACCCTTAATCAGCTCTTATCTAACAAAGAAATTACCTTTTGCCACAGTTGCGGCAGAATCTTATATTTAGAGAATCATGATGAAGAATGA
- the rpoD gene encoding RNA polymerase sigma factor RpoD: MENLNQKIKQLVQKGKEKGYLTYEELNDMLPDDADISPEKIDDILMMLDEVGIDLVDETDIETRDITDSEEGEIYQDVDLEFGEIPTISEKIDDPVRMYLTQMGEIPLLTRDEEIMLAKKIEVTRKRFLKKVLHSDLSLATCLRILEDVNNGELSFDRTLKVNAMVDNCKNEILEQFPKSAKILKAILQKNREDYFLAKRKHISEKEKIRLLRAIRNRRRKGIDLLEEINIRTKRIQPMMKRLQEIVSEMESLEAQHEERKSRSRSNGRYKELEEQYEKLEGMVLESPCRLKRRAESIDDIYREHEAAKRKLSGANLRLVVSIAKKYRNRGLSFLDLIQEGNTGLMRAVDKYEYRRGYKFSTYATWWIRQAITRSIADQARTIRIPVHMIETMSKIRNVSKKLLQEKGREPTIEEIAREVKISVEEARRVLKISRHQISLDRPVGESEDSSFGDFIEDEKAESPVSAATQEMLKDKIESVLETLTYREREIIKLRYGIGDGYTYTLEEVGKIFKVTRERVRQIEAKAVRKLQHPIRSRKLEGFLDGMS, translated from the coding sequence ATGGAAAATTTAAATCAAAAAATTAAGCAACTTGTGCAAAAAGGAAAGGAAAAAGGTTATTTAACATATGAAGAATTGAATGATATGCTGCCCGATGATGCAGATATTTCTCCTGAAAAGATTGATGATATCCTGATGATGCTGGATGAAGTAGGAATTGATTTGGTCGATGAAACAGATATTGAAACCCGCGACATTACCGACAGTGAGGAAGGAGAAATTTATCAGGATGTAGATCTGGAGTTTGGAGAGATTCCAACCATCAGTGAAAAAATAGATGATCCGGTTCGCATGTATCTCACCCAAATGGGAGAAATCCCTTTACTTACAAGAGACGAAGAGATCATGCTCGCTAAAAAAATTGAAGTTACAAGAAAAAGGTTTTTAAAAAAGGTATTGCATTCCGATTTATCATTGGCTACCTGTCTTAGAATCCTGGAAGACGTCAACAACGGGGAACTCTCATTTGACAGGACACTGAAGGTGAATGCAATGGTCGATAACTGCAAGAATGAAATTTTAGAACAGTTCCCGAAAAGCGCAAAGATACTCAAAGCAATCCTTCAAAAAAACAGGGAGGATTACTTTCTTGCGAAACGGAAGCACATCTCGGAAAAAGAAAAAATAAGGCTGCTCCGGGCTATCCGGAACAGGAGGCGAAAAGGAATCGACCTGCTCGAAGAAATAAATATCCGTACAAAGCGTATACAACCCATGATGAAAAGGCTACAGGAGATTGTTTCCGAAATGGAGAGCCTGGAAGCACAACACGAAGAGCGCAAATCGCGTTCCAGGTCTAATGGACGTTACAAAGAGCTGGAGGAGCAGTATGAAAAACTGGAGGGAATGGTTCTGGAGTCTCCTTGCAGACTGAAACGCCGTGCAGAATCTATTGACGATATTTACAGGGAACATGAGGCCGCCAAACGAAAACTTTCCGGTGCAAACCTAAGACTGGTTGTCAGTATTGCCAAAAAATACAGAAACCGTGGTTTAAGTTTCCTGGATTTAATCCAGGAAGGCAATACCGGACTTATGCGTGCAGTAGACAAATACGAATACCGGAGAGGTTACAAATTCAGTACCTATGCGACCTGGTGGATACGTCAGGCAATCACCCGATCTATTGCTGATCAGGCAAGAACAATCCGAATTCCTGTCCATATGATTGAAACCATGAGTAAAATCCGGAACGTTTCAAAAAAACTCTTGCAGGAAAAAGGACGTGAACCAACAATAGAAGAAATTGCACGGGAAGTAAAAATCAGTGTGGAAGAAGCAAGACGCGTTCTGAAAATATCCCGTCATCAGATTTCCCTGGATAGGCCGGTAGGTGAGAGCGAAGATAGTTCTTTTGGTGATTTTATTGAAGATGAAAAGGCTGAATCACCCGTGTCTGCGGCAACCCAGGAAATGTTAAAGGATAAGATTGAAAGCGTACTGGAAACGCTAACCTACCGTGAAAGAGAAATTATTAAACTTCGATATGGCATTGGTGATGGATATACTTACACGCTGGAAGAGGTTGGCAAGATATTTAAAGTTACCAGGGAAAGGGTCCGGCAGATAGAAGCAAAGGCCGTGCGGAAACTACAACATCCGATCAGAAGCCGTAAACTCGAAGGTTTCCTGGATGGAATGAGTTAA
- the dnaG gene encoding DNA primase — MVNIIPQEKILEIQQTSNITQIISEYVHLKQSGRNFVGLCPFHQEKTPSFTVNPEKKFFKCFGCGEGGTVFHFIMKQESVDFVEAVKLVAAKAHIDISFLSVKKTSASDIGKISLINVNNIVAKLYHKILLHKEYGNTAMAYAQQRQINNQSIETFCLGYAPNGWDTLLKICKDHNITHEQLEKAGLIIRKKEGNTYYDRFRNRLIFPIFDVRKQVIGFGARTLNDATPKYLNSPETILFNKSNVLYGIDIAKNAIQKQRRVILMEGYTDVVMAHQHGIDWSVAVLGTAISKQHLKQLQNYCNQVILLMDSDSAGRKSSDRSLDIFIEEEFDVRVAQLPGGYDPCDFLIREGAEKLLKCIDNAGDFFSFKIEMAATKWDMSTLQGKTNAINDVLSTAIKIPDSIKRNLLIKMIAEEMSVEETSLRAYLQKFKYMPATGIKGAVEHRTNASTLAEREVLYLMLSCNDLIPTVLQDIGLGEFSNKDLIAIAGKITELYHKNKQIKYEDVLLHLDNANLGRIVTDIVTTAEFQNVTNHKERLEACITYFKKRNNKKQICQTKKKMLEIVKSGKNNEEEITILLNELHKRNKHIHTLKNQGIGR, encoded by the coding sequence ATGGTAAACATTATACCACAAGAAAAAATTCTGGAAATCCAGCAAACCTCAAATATTACTCAAATCATATCGGAATACGTTCATCTAAAACAGAGTGGTCGAAATTTTGTTGGTTTATGTCCTTTTCATCAGGAAAAAACACCCTCATTTACGGTCAACCCGGAAAAAAAATTTTTTAAATGCTTTGGGTGTGGCGAAGGTGGAACAGTATTCCATTTTATCATGAAACAGGAAAGTGTCGATTTCGTAGAAGCAGTAAAATTGGTAGCCGCCAAGGCACATATCGATATTTCCTTTTTATCTGTAAAAAAAACATCTGCCTCAGATATCGGGAAAATAAGTCTTATTAACGTAAACAATATTGTTGCAAAGCTTTATCATAAGATTTTACTCCATAAGGAATATGGGAACACCGCAATGGCTTATGCTCAGCAACGGCAGATAAATAATCAGTCCATTGAGACCTTCTGTCTTGGCTATGCCCCTAATGGTTGGGATACACTCTTAAAAATATGTAAAGACCACAACATTACTCATGAGCAATTAGAAAAGGCGGGCCTCATTATCCGCAAAAAGGAGGGAAATACTTACTATGACAGGTTTCGCAACAGATTGATATTTCCTATATTTGACGTAAGGAAACAGGTTATCGGTTTTGGGGCCAGAACACTAAATGACGCAACCCCAAAATATCTAAACTCACCGGAAACCATTCTTTTTAACAAGAGCAATGTCCTGTATGGCATTGATATTGCTAAGAATGCAATACAAAAACAGCGTCGGGTAATACTTATGGAGGGCTATACAGATGTCGTTATGGCGCATCAGCACGGCATTGACTGGTCTGTTGCCGTATTGGGGACAGCTATCTCAAAACAACATTTAAAACAACTGCAAAACTATTGTAATCAGGTAATACTTCTCATGGATTCAGACAGTGCAGGCAGGAAATCTTCTGACAGAAGCCTGGACATTTTCATTGAAGAAGAATTTGATGTCAGGGTAGCTCAGTTGCCGGGAGGCTACGACCCTTGTGACTTTCTGATCAGGGAAGGGGCGGAAAAGTTATTGAAATGCATTGACAATGCAGGGGATTTTTTCAGTTTTAAAATAGAGATGGCCGCAACCAAATGGGATATGTCTACTCTTCAGGGTAAAACAAATGCTATTAATGATGTTCTTTCAACTGCAATAAAAATACCTGACAGTATTAAACGCAATTTGCTTATTAAAATGATTGCAGAAGAAATGTCCGTTGAGGAGACTAGCTTGCGGGCCTATCTGCAAAAATTTAAATACATGCCTGCTACAGGAATAAAGGGGGCTGTTGAACACCGGACCAATGCCTCAACGCTGGCAGAACGGGAAGTACTCTATCTGATGCTATCATGTAACGACCTTATTCCTACAGTATTACAAGATATCGGCCTGGGAGAATTCAGTAATAAGGACCTCATTGCGATTGCAGGGAAGATTACTGAATTATACCATAAAAATAAACAGATAAAGTATGAAGATGTCCTCCTTCATTTAGACAATGCAAACCTCGGTAGAATAGTAACAGATATTGTGACCACTGCAGAATTTCAAAATGTCACAAATCATAAAGAAAGGCTGGAGGCATGTATAACATACTTTAAAAAACGAAATAACAAGAAACAGATTTGCCAGACAAAGAAGAAAATGCTGGAGATTGTTAAGAGTGGGAAGAATAACGAAGAAGAGATTACCATATTATTAAATGAGCTTCACAAAAGAAACAAGCATATCCATACCTTAAAAAATCAAGGTATTGGGCGGTAA
- the nuoE gene encoding NADH-quinone oxidoreductase subunit NuoE, producing the protein MKYIESYGKKKEAAIPILQAIQNDYGYLPLDVLNQVCEASEITKSHLYGVATFYSQFKLTPKGKNAIKICKGTACHVKGADVSIEAFKDQLGIAIDETTEDGEFSMETVACLGCCSLAPVVMINEDVYGELSSSKVRSTLKKYGKE; encoded by the coding sequence ATGAAATATATAGAAAGCTACGGTAAGAAAAAAGAAGCGGCTATTCCGATTTTGCAGGCCATTCAAAATGACTATGGATACCTTCCTCTTGATGTGTTGAACCAGGTTTGTGAAGCTTCTGAGATAACGAAATCCCATCTCTATGGCGTAGCCACATTTTATTCACAGTTTAAACTAACTCCCAAAGGGAAAAATGCCATTAAAATCTGCAAGGGAACCGCCTGTCATGTGAAGGGTGCAGATGTTTCCATAGAAGCATTTAAAGACCAGCTAGGTATTGCTATTGACGAGACTACAGAAGATGGTGAGTTTTCCATGGAAACCGTGGCATGTCTGGGATGCTGTTCTCTTGCCCCTGTCGTCATGATTAATGAGGATGTTTACGGTGAGTTATCATCATCTAAAGTTAGGAGTACGTTAAAAAAATATGGGAAAGAATAA
- the nuoF gene encoding NADH-quinone oxidoreductase subunit NuoF, which produces MGKNNQNIQFVVGLGSCGIAAGAKDLYESLASRIKNNSGVSLSHTSCNGMCFREPILGVFYPDGNHLILGNVHNKDLDKVLEPLLNQEPVNEKFVIEDSRQQDKKESFWQKQHKIVLENCGIIDPDDIESYLKRGGYSAIKKALGSMSPEQVIEEIKASGLRGRGGAGFPTGTKWQFARNSNEAEKKYMICNGDEGDPGAFMDRAILESDPHRVIEGLVIGGYAIGANYGYIYVRAEYPLAIKRLKFAIGQAVEKNFLGDNILNSGFSFHLKIKEGAGAFVCGEETALIASIEGDRGHPRLRPPFPAKSGLWGYPTNINNVETLASVPWIINNGSSKYASYGTSKSKGTKVFSLAGKIARGGLVEVDMGISLRDIIYTIGGGTSSGKPFKAVQLGGPSGGCVPESLIDTPVDYESIAATGAIMGSGGMVVMDDDTCIVDVAKFFLTFTQKESCGKCTFCRVGTTRLLEILEKITSGRGEMSDLEALTDLSVKIKDLSLCGLGKTAPNPIITTINYFRSEYEEHIKDKKCRAGVCKELINFSVIEKACTGCHLCFKNCPVNAISGTPKKKHTIDQRICIKCGMCYEVCKFHAIYKG; this is translated from the coding sequence ATGGGAAAGAATAATCAGAACATTCAATTTGTAGTGGGTTTAGGAAGCTGTGGTATAGCGGCCGGAGCCAAAGATCTCTATGAATCACTGGCTTCAAGGATTAAAAACAATTCTGGTGTTTCATTAAGCCACACATCATGTAATGGTATGTGTTTTCGGGAGCCAATACTCGGAGTTTTTTATCCCGATGGTAATCATCTGATACTGGGTAATGTTCATAACAAAGACCTGGATAAGGTGTTAGAACCGCTGCTAAACCAGGAACCGGTAAATGAAAAATTTGTTATCGAGGATTCACGCCAACAGGACAAAAAAGAAAGTTTTTGGCAGAAACAACATAAAATTGTTTTGGAGAATTGTGGGATTATTGATCCGGATGATATTGAATCCTATCTGAAAAGAGGAGGATATTCAGCAATAAAAAAAGCCTTGGGTTCCATGTCTCCGGAACAGGTTATTGAGGAAATAAAAGCCTCTGGTTTAAGAGGGCGCGGGGGTGCCGGATTTCCTACCGGTACAAAATGGCAGTTTGCAAGAAATAGCAATGAGGCAGAAAAAAAATATATGATCTGCAACGGAGATGAAGGGGATCCTGGGGCATTTATGGATAGAGCTATATTGGAAAGCGACCCGCACAGGGTGATTGAAGGGTTAGTTATCGGGGGATATGCCATTGGAGCAAACTATGGTTATATTTACGTTCGGGCAGAGTATCCGCTGGCAATAAAGCGATTAAAGTTTGCAATTGGTCAAGCGGTAGAAAAAAACTTTTTGGGAGACAATATCCTTAATAGTGGTTTTTCTTTTCATCTGAAGATTAAAGAAGGGGCAGGGGCTTTTGTGTGCGGTGAAGAAACGGCGTTGATCGCTTCTATCGAAGGTGATCGCGGACATCCCAGGTTACGACCTCCTTTCCCTGCAAAATCAGGGTTATGGGGATATCCTACGAATATAAACAATGTGGAAACGCTGGCATCTGTGCCTTGGATTATCAACAATGGTTCATCAAAGTATGCCTCATACGGAACTTCAAAGAGCAAGGGGACGAAGGTTTTCTCCCTGGCCGGGAAAATTGCCCGTGGTGGATTAGTTGAAGTGGATATGGGAATTTCCTTACGCGATATTATTTATACGATCGGGGGAGGAACTTCTTCCGGAAAACCTTTCAAGGCAGTTCAGCTGGGTGGTCCTTCAGGGGGGTGTGTTCCGGAAAGTTTGATTGATACACCCGTAGATTATGAGAGCATTGCAGCAACAGGGGCTATTATGGGTTCCGGTGGAATGGTGGTAATGGATGATGACACTTGCATTGTAGACGTAGCGAAGTTCTTCCTTACCTTTACGCAAAAGGAATCCTGTGGAAAATGCACTTTCTGCCGTGTTGGAACTACCAGATTGCTGGAAATTTTAGAAAAAATCACCTCGGGCAGAGGTGAGATGTCAGATTTGGAGGCATTGACGGATCTCTCGGTAAAGATAAAAGATCTTTCCCTGTGTGGACTGGGAAAGACTGCTCCCAATCCGATAATTACGACGATTAACTATTTTAGAAGTGAATACGAAGAACACATTAAAGATAAAAAATGCAGGGCCGGTGTCTGTAAAGAACTGATTAATTTCTCGGTTATTGAAAAAGCCTGTACGGGATGCCACCTGTGTTTTAAGAACTGTCCGGTGAATGCCATATCCGGAACTCCAAAAAAGAAGCATACTATTGACCAAAGGATATGTATAAAATGCGGAATGTGTTATGAGGTTTGTAAATTTCATGCTATTTATAAGGGATAA
- a CDS encoding FAD-dependent oxidoreductase: protein MSNKVNVTIDGKAYRFDAGTTILDAAKSLGVEIPTLCHNDKISHYAGCWVCTVELKSGRGGMVPSCATKLEDGMVVELDNKRVKESRKASLDLLLSDHFGDCYAPCNQKGCPANIDIQGFLFLEASGLYKEAANLIREKAPFPNVLGRVCPRPCEEVCRRQKVDKSILIGIQKRYIAEMEEKEGGPFLPKLPQGSSGKKVSIIGAGPAGLTAAYYLRLQGHEVTMYERHPKHGGMLRYGIPYYRLPEDVMDLEGDAIVNQLGVTIHYNAEVGKSVDFDTILQNSDAVLLAVGASRATPMGIEGEELPGVFPGIDFLEKLAKYQSVDVGKRVVVVGGGSTAMDAARSAIRLGAKATVVYRRSKSEMPAHHAEVRDAYDEGVDIKVLTNPIKIEKIPQGLKITCIKMELSEPDESGRRRPIAISGSEFEIEADSVIMAIGQKVDFSFIKNKEFNKWGQFDAKGKTYQTLADPKIFVAGDCYKGPDLAVRAVADARKAAQSINQFLKGEEVVGEEIRFSSYPGDLDILPQEMFEAFTPHTRKEIDLLPVSKRAGNFDEVEQGFTAQEMTDEAKRCLECGCNVVDICLLKKHSQVYQAEQNLYAGTRRTYRADYSHEKIKMETHKCINCSACVRAVIEIKKCHILNNAGRGFSTRIVPMINVPLGKTHCDGCEECVKVCPTAGVRINRDIYLTSNHG from the coding sequence ATGTCAAATAAAGTAAATGTAACCATAGATGGAAAGGCGTACCGGTTTGATGCGGGTACAACCATTTTAGATGCAGCAAAATCGCTGGGTGTAGAAATTCCTACACTATGCCATAATGATAAAATATCACATTATGCCGGTTGTTGGGTCTGTACGGTAGAACTGAAAAGCGGCCGGGGAGGGATGGTGCCTTCCTGTGCCACAAAACTTGAGGACGGTATGGTTGTGGAATTGGATAACAAAAGAGTAAAAGAGTCGCGGAAAGCGTCTCTGGACTTGCTTCTTTCTGACCATTTTGGAGATTGTTATGCACCCTGCAATCAAAAAGGATGTCCTGCAAATATTGATATTCAGGGTTTTCTTTTCCTGGAAGCCAGTGGATTGTATAAAGAAGCTGCAAATCTTATTCGGGAAAAAGCACCTTTTCCAAATGTGTTAGGCCGCGTTTGTCCAAGGCCATGTGAGGAAGTTTGCCGGCGACAAAAAGTGGATAAGTCAATCTTGATCGGTATTCAAAAACGGTATATCGCTGAAATGGAGGAAAAAGAAGGAGGGCCCTTTTTGCCAAAATTACCCCAGGGATCTTCCGGGAAAAAGGTGTCGATTATCGGCGCCGGGCCGGCCGGCCTCACTGCAGCATATTACCTAAGATTGCAGGGTCATGAAGTCACCATGTACGAACGTCATCCAAAACATGGCGGAATGCTCCGTTACGGAATACCTTATTACCGGCTTCCTGAAGATGTCATGGACCTGGAAGGCGATGCGATTGTAAACCAGTTGGGGGTGACTATTCATTATAACGCTGAAGTGGGCAAATCCGTTGACTTTGATACCATCCTTCAAAATTCCGATGCGGTTCTTTTAGCCGTAGGAGCTTCCAGGGCTACTCCGATGGGGATAGAAGGGGAGGAACTTCCCGGGGTCTTTCCCGGCATTGATTTCCTGGAAAAGCTGGCTAAATACCAATCCGTGGATGTTGGGAAACGGGTTGTTGTTGTAGGAGGTGGAAGCACTGCAATGGATGCAGCCCGTTCTGCAATCCGGCTGGGAGCCAAAGCAACGGTAGTTTATCGGCGTTCGAAGAGTGAGATGCCTGCTCATCATGCAGAGGTTCGTGATGCTTATGATGAAGGAGTGGATATAAAGGTTTTGACCAATCCCATTAAAATTGAAAAAATACCGCAGGGTCTTAAAATCACCTGTATAAAAATGGAATTAAGTGAGCCTGACGAGAGTGGGCGGAGACGTCCCATTGCGATTAGCGGCAGTGAATTTGAGATCGAAGCGGATTCTGTTATTATGGCGATTGGACAGAAAGTAGATTTTTCTTTTATAAAAAACAAGGAATTTAATAAATGGGGACAGTTTGATGCGAAAGGGAAAACATACCAAACTCTTGCCGATCCGAAAATCTTTGTTGCCGGAGATTGTTACAAAGGTCCCGACCTTGCTGTTCGGGCCGTTGCTGATGCAAGAAAAGCTGCACAGTCGATAAACCAGTTCCTCAAAGGAGAAGAGGTTGTTGGGGAGGAAATTCGCTTTAGTTCTTACCCTGGGGACCTCGACATCTTGCCTCAGGAAATGTTTGAGGCATTTACACCCCATACCAGGAAAGAGATTGATTTACTGCCGGTCAGTAAACGAGCTGGAAATTTTGATGAAGTCGAGCAGGGTTTTACCGCACAAGAGATGACTGATGAGGCAAAACGGTGTCTGGAATGCGGTTGCAATGTTGTTGACATCTGCTTATTAAAGAAACATTCTCAGGTTTATCAGGCGGAACAAAATTTATATGCGGGAACGAGAAGAACATACAGAGCAGATTACTCCCATGAAAAAATAAAGATGGAAACACATAAGTGCATAAATTGCAGTGCATGTGTGCGGGCAGTTATTGAAATTAAGAAATGTCATATTCTGAATAATGCAGGACGAGGTTTTTCAACGCGTATCGTTCCAATGATAAACGTTCCTTTAGGCAAAACACATTGCGATGGTTGTGAAGAATGTGTTAAGGTTTGTCCGACTGCAGGAGTACGGATTAACAGGGATATCTATTTGACAAGCAATCACGGATAA
- the hisF gene encoding imidazole glycerol phosphate synthase subunit HisF, giving the protein MLAKRIIPCLDVKDGRVVKGTNFSNLKDAGDPVEIAAQYDREGADELTFLDITASHEKRDIILDVVQKTAEQVFIPFTVGGGIKNINDIRRLLNAGADKVSINTAAVKNPEFVTESSRRFGSQCIVVAIDAKKVKSNLNTPQWEVYINGGRTPTGLNAVEWAKTVKERGAGEILLTSMDCDGTKDGYDIVLNRTISEAVDIPIIASGGAGTWKHFYDVFTEGKADAALAASIFHYREISIREVKEFLARKGIVVRM; this is encoded by the coding sequence ATGCTGGCTAAACGAATTATACCTTGTTTGGACGTTAAAGACGGGCGTGTTGTAAAAGGCACTAATTTCTCAAATCTGAAAGATGCCGGAGACCCGGTAGAAATAGCAGCCCAATATGACAGGGAAGGAGCTGACGAACTCACATTTCTCGATATCACTGCATCCCACGAAAAAAGAGATATTATTCTTGACGTTGTGCAAAAAACTGCTGAGCAGGTATTTATACCATTCACCGTAGGGGGTGGGATTAAAAACATCAATGACATACGCCGATTACTGAACGCGGGAGCAGACAAAGTTTCAATAAATACCGCTGCGGTGAAAAACCCGGAATTTGTCACAGAATCATCCCGAAGGTTTGGAAGCCAATGCATTGTAGTTGCAATTGATGCAAAAAAAGTAAAAAGTAATCTGAATACTCCACAATGGGAAGTCTACATAAACGGAGGCAGGACACCTACCGGGTTAAATGCTGTTGAATGGGCAAAAACAGTCAAAGAAAGGGGGGCTGGTGAAATATTACTTACCAGTATGGACTGCGACGGCACAAAGGATGGGTATGATATTGTATTAAACAGAACTATATCAGAGGCTGTAGATATACCCATTATCGCATCGGGCGGAGCAGGTACATGGAAACATTTTTATGATGTTTTCACCGAAGGAAAGGCAGATGCCGCTTTGGCTGCATCAATATTTCATTACCGGGAAATTTCTATCCGGGAAGTAAAGGAATTTTTAGCCAGAAAAGGTATTGTGGTCAGAATGTAA
- a CDS encoding thiazole synthase: MEFADEKIKIGKHEFSSRLLVGTGKYPSFPIMVQALEASGAEVVTVAVRRAKMNTSESLLDYIDTKRYTILPNTAGCYSADEAVRVARLARETGISDMIKLEVLGDEKTLLPDPVDTLKATSILSKEGFTVLVYTSDDPIVAKRLEDAGAACVMPAGSPIGSGQGILNRNNIRIILESAKVPIIVDAGVGTASDVTIAMELGSEGVLLNTAIAHAKDPVKMARAMRLACESGRLAYLSGRIPKRLYAKASSPEKDF, encoded by the coding sequence ATGGAATTTGCAGATGAAAAAATAAAGATCGGGAAACACGAGTTTTCCTCCCGGCTTCTTGTGGGTACAGGAAAATATCCTTCTTTTCCTATTATGGTCCAGGCCCTGGAGGCAAGCGGCGCTGAAGTGGTAACGGTAGCTGTCCGCAGGGCAAAAATGAATACGTCTGAATCCCTGCTGGATTATATTGATACAAAACGATATACCATCTTGCCCAATACAGCAGGATGTTATTCCGCTGACGAAGCAGTTCGGGTAGCGCGCTTAGCCCGTGAAACAGGTATCTCCGATATGATCAAACTGGAAGTGCTTGGCGATGAGAAGACGCTTTTACCTGATCCTGTGGATACCCTCAAGGCAACGAGTATACTGAGTAAAGAAGGTTTTACCGTACTTGTCTATACTTCTGACGATCCAATTGTTGCAAAAAGGCTGGAAGATGCGGGAGCTGCTTGTGTTATGCCAGCAGGATCTCCCATTGGGTCAGGCCAAGGTATCCTTAACAGAAATAACATACGCATTATTCTTGAATCAGCAAAGGTACCCATTATTGTTGATGCCGGAGTTGGTACTGCATCAGATGTAACTATTGCTATGGAACTTGGTAGTGAAGGGGTGCTGTTGAATACAGCCATTGCTCATGCAAAAGACCCTGTGAAGATGGCAAGAGCCATGAGACTGGCTTGTGAATCCGGCCGCCTTGCATATCTTTCCGGACGAATACCAAAAAGACTCTATGCAAAGGCGAGCAGTCCGGAAAAAGATTTTTAA
- the thiS gene encoding sulfur carrier protein ThiS, translated as MKITLNGETKECPTGITIDRLLELYNFDKHRTVVELNSNIIPRKEHSSQKIKDADVLEVVIFVGGG; from the coding sequence ATGAAAATTACGTTAAATGGCGAAACAAAGGAATGTCCGACAGGAATCACCATCGACAGGCTGCTTGAGTTGTATAATTTTGATAAGCATCGCACTGTTGTTGAATTAAATTCAAATATTATCCCTCGCAAGGAACATTCTTCTCAGAAAATAAAAGATGCTGATGTGCTGGAAGTGGTAATTTTTGTAGGTGGTGGCTAA